One window from the genome of Moraxella nasibovis encodes:
- a CDS encoding PD-(D/E)XK nuclease-like domain-containing protein translates to MIHYHLSNAEYHAHPAVSSSQLKHMLRTPAHFKASLETSKEPTEAMKLGSLVHTLLLEPHLIDDEYTVMPKFDRRTKQGKADYEAWLEHNSHKTAITAEQMDTAINMTDSLATSRVAQLLKVNETACEASIFYTDPATGIDCRVRPDFMIKPCDAFPNGLIVDLKTTDNASPTAFMRTITNFGYHLSAAMYLDGYEAEFGVRPAYIWLVVERDAPYAVASYTPSDEMLERGKADLDTALARLKACRDADSYPAYGSEIMAIDLPKWA, encoded by the coding sequence ATGATCCATTACCACCTATCCAACGCCGAATACCACGCCCACCCTGCTGTCTCATCAAGCCAGCTCAAGCATATGCTACGCACGCCAGCACACTTTAAGGCAAGCCTTGAGACATCCAAAGAGCCGACCGAAGCAATGAAATTGGGCTCACTGGTGCATACGCTACTGCTTGAGCCACATCTGATCGATGATGAGTACACCGTCATGCCCAAGTTTGACCGCCGCACCAAGCAAGGTAAGGCAGACTATGAAGCCTGGCTTGAGCACAACAGTCACAAGACGGCCATCACCGCCGAGCAGATGGACACCGCCATCAATATGACGGACAGCCTAGCGACCAGCCGAGTGGCACAGCTACTCAAGGTCAATGAGACAGCCTGCGAAGCGTCGATTTTCTATACCGACCCTGCCACAGGTATTGATTGCCGTGTGCGTCCTGACTTTATGATTAAGCCGTGTGATGCTTTCCCAAATGGCTTGATTGTGGACCTAAAGACCACGGACAACGCCAGCCCAACAGCGTTTATGCGTACGATTACCAATTTTGGCTATCATCTGTCAGCGGCGATGTATCTTGATGGCTATGAAGCCGAGTTTGGCGTACGCCCTGCCTATATTTGGCTGGTGGTTGAGCGAGATGCACCCTATGCGGTGGCAAGCTACACACCGAGCGATGAGATGCTAGAGCGTGGCAAAGCCGACCTAGACACCGCCCTGGCACGGCTCAAGGCTTGCCGTGATGCAGACAGCTACCCTGCTTACGGCAGTGAGATTATGGCGATTGATTTGCCGAAGTGGGCATGA